A stretch of the Bacillus sp. FJAT-18017 genome encodes the following:
- the trxA gene encoding thioredoxin produces the protein MAISNVTDQNFSGETGKGLVLVDFWATWCGPCKMIAPVLEEIDGEIGDKVKIVKLDVDENPETASQYGVMSIPTLLLMKDGEVVDKVVGYQPKENLTAVIENHL, from the coding sequence ATGGCTATTTCAAACGTAACAGACCAAAACTTCTCCGGCGAAACCGGAAAAGGCCTTGTTCTTGTAGATTTTTGGGCAACTTGGTGCGGCCCTTGCAAAATGATTGCTCCTGTTCTTGAAGAAATTGATGGCGAAATTGGCGACAAAGTAAAAATCGTCAAACTCGATGTTGATGAAAATCCTGAAACTGCGTCCCAATACGGCGTTATGAGCATCCCAACACTGCTTCTTATGAAAGACGGCGAAGTTGTTGACAAGGTTGTCGGCTACCAGCCTAAAGAAAACCTTACAGCGGTTATCGAAAATCACCTATAA
- a CDS encoding nuclease-related domain-containing protein: MYRKLKGVIYLQLLKPRGVPVKILTLEALLRFLEPNYSVVPKVKQELKNRRKGYKGEQDADYYTQLLPDEYFVLHDLRLTYKDLIFQIDTLILTTKFFIVVEIKSFSNELYFNGDTGVLTVHFHDTTTGADNPLVQALNHSNQLKEWFASHKFQIPPIEHLAIISSEKASFRCSSGSVARHVGTAKSLPLKVLELAKRYKKDIVTEKEIKKAARLLKKAHTPETIDVLKNYGLKKDELLLAVPCTSCKKRPMDRRGVNWHCRWCKAQSKDAHTTVIKDYLLVVKNSISNQECCELLKLPSPHIARRLLQSMDLKAKGKTKGRIYSLP, translated from the coding sequence ATGTATCGAAAATTAAAAGGAGTGATTTATCTGCAGTTATTGAAACCGAGAGGGGTCCCGGTAAAGATTTTAACTCTTGAAGCATTACTGAGATTTCTTGAACCCAATTATTCAGTGGTTCCAAAAGTAAAACAAGAACTGAAAAACCGCAGAAAAGGATACAAAGGAGAGCAGGATGCAGATTACTACACCCAACTTCTCCCCGATGAATACTTCGTTCTACATGACCTCCGTCTTACCTACAAGGATCTCATTTTCCAAATCGATACGTTAATCCTCACTACTAAATTTTTCATTGTTGTTGAGATCAAGAGTTTTTCTAATGAATTATATTTTAACGGAGATACAGGTGTCCTCACCGTTCATTTCCATGACACCACTACAGGGGCGGACAATCCGCTCGTTCAAGCCCTTAACCATTCCAACCAATTGAAAGAATGGTTCGCCAGCCACAAATTTCAGATACCTCCAATAGAGCACCTAGCCATTATAAGTAGTGAAAAGGCTTCATTCCGCTGCAGCAGCGGTTCTGTTGCAAGGCACGTTGGGACTGCAAAAAGTCTCCCCCTTAAAGTTTTGGAACTCGCGAAACGTTACAAAAAAGATATTGTTACAGAAAAGGAAATTAAAAAGGCAGCCAGGCTCCTCAAAAAGGCACATACCCCCGAAACCATTGATGTCCTTAAAAATTATGGTCTGAAGAAGGATGAGCTTCTGCTAGCAGTGCCGTGTACCTCTTGCAAGAAGCGGCCGATGGATCGAAGAGGAGTGAACTGGCATTGCCGCTGGTGCAAAGCGCAATCAAAGGATGCCCATACAACAGTTATAAAAGACTATCTATTGGTTGTGAAAAATTCAATATCCAACCAGGAATGTTGTGAACTCTTAAAGCTTCCCTCGCCCCATATTGCTAGGAGGCTGCTTCAGTCTATGGACCTTAAAGCCAAAGGAAAAACCAAAGGCCGAATATATTCCCTCCCCTAA
- a CDS encoding YslB family protein, producing the protein MNEQTASEVKETETVSKFGYELIREVLLPELLGKNTPELMYWAGKLLARKYPLKSVDEIKAFFARASWGDLVVRKEKKNEIEFELSTILLASRVTSKAETYFQLEAGFLAQQFELQKGVVAEAFEHPIKKAKVASFTVKWDSMDFIK; encoded by the coding sequence TTGAACGAGCAAACTGCATCTGAAGTTAAAGAAACTGAAACTGTGAGCAAATTTGGATATGAATTGATTAGGGAAGTACTTCTTCCCGAATTACTTGGAAAAAATACGCCTGAGCTTATGTATTGGGCTGGTAAACTTTTAGCCAGGAAATACCCATTGAAATCGGTTGATGAAATAAAAGCCTTTTTTGCACGTGCATCCTGGGGCGATTTGGTTGTTCGCAAGGAGAAGAAAAATGAAATTGAATTTGAGCTCTCAACCATTCTGCTTGCTTCACGAGTCACTTCTAAGGCTGAAACTTATTTCCAGTTGGAAGCAGGCTTTCTCGCTCAGCAATTCGAACTGCAAAAGGGTGTAGTTGCGGAAGCCTTTGAGCACCCGATCAAAAAGGCAAAGGTAGCCTCATTTACAGTTAAATGGGACAGTATGGACTTCATTAAGTAA
- a CDS encoding class D sortase — protein MKLKTIIPLLLILSGIVALGIGGFQLAETKIKGNKSLEEARNLIEPKANAAAKEIPRDETGLLKPGFGDVVGILDIPAIESELAIVEGTDPNDLKKGVGHYKGSYYPGENGQIVLSGHRDTVFRRLGELEIGDSLHVKMPHGDFAYEITRTKIVDADDTSIITLQREEEELIVTTCYPFSFVGNAPDRYIIYAKPKKEN, from the coding sequence ATGAAGCTAAAAACAATAATTCCGCTCCTGTTGATTCTGTCAGGGATAGTTGCCCTTGGTATTGGAGGCTTTCAGCTTGCGGAGACAAAAATTAAGGGAAATAAATCGCTGGAAGAAGCACGCAATTTGATTGAGCCAAAAGCGAATGCCGCTGCAAAGGAAATTCCACGAGATGAAACCGGCCTGTTAAAGCCAGGTTTTGGTGATGTTGTAGGGATTCTTGACATACCCGCTATCGAGTCCGAATTGGCGATTGTAGAAGGGACCGACCCTAATGATCTGAAAAAAGGTGTCGGCCATTATAAGGGTTCCTACTACCCGGGCGAAAACGGGCAGATTGTTCTTTCTGGCCACCGGGACACTGTATTCCGGAGACTTGGTGAACTGGAAATTGGCGATTCGTTACATGTTAAAATGCCACACGGTGATTTCGCCTATGAGATCACCAGGACCAAAATCGTTGATGCCGATGACACTTCAATTATTACTCTTCAAAGGGAAGAAGAAGAATTGATTGTGACAACTTGCTATCCCTTCAGCTTTGTAGGGAACGCACCGGACAGATACATTATCTATGCAAAACCGAAGAAAGAAAATTGA
- the sdhB gene encoding succinate dehydrogenase iron-sulfur subunit: MPETTVTETPVNGAAAASQKTVDFIITRQDTPDSDSYEETFSLPYRPNMNVISALMEIRKNPVTKDGKKTTPVAWEMNCLEEVCGACSMIINDKPRQSCSALVDKLEQPIRLAPMKTFPIIRDLQVDRSRMFDSLKKVKAWIPIDGTYDLGPGPRMPETKRQWAYELSKCMTCGVCLEACPNVNSKSDFIGPAPLSQVRLFNAHPTGEMNKAERLNAIMGDGGISECGNSQNCVQSCPKGIPLTTSIAALNRDTSFQAFRNFFGSDHA, encoded by the coding sequence ATGCCTGAAACAACAGTGACAGAAACACCTGTAAATGGAGCAGCAGCGGCTTCACAGAAAACAGTAGATTTTATCATTACACGTCAGGACACTCCTGATTCTGACTCTTATGAAGAAACCTTTTCCCTTCCATATCGTCCGAATATGAACGTCATTTCCGCACTGATGGAAATCCGTAAGAACCCGGTAACGAAGGACGGAAAGAAAACAACACCTGTAGCCTGGGAAATGAACTGTCTTGAGGAAGTGTGCGGGGCATGTTCGATGATTATCAATGATAAGCCTCGCCAATCGTGCTCGGCGCTCGTTGATAAGCTTGAACAGCCAATCCGTCTTGCTCCGATGAAAACATTCCCGATTATTCGTGACCTTCAAGTTGACCGAAGCAGGATGTTTGATTCACTTAAAAAAGTAAAAGCATGGATTCCGATTGACGGTACTTACGATCTTGGCCCTGGCCCTCGTATGCCTGAAACAAAGCGCCAGTGGGCGTATGAGCTGTCAAAATGTATGACATGCGGCGTTTGTCTGGAAGCTTGCCCGAACGTCAATAGCAAATCCGACTTTATCGGACCTGCCCCATTATCCCAGGTGCGTCTGTTCAATGCTCATCCTACCGGTGAAATGAACAAGGCTGAGCGCTTGAATGCGATTATGGGTGACGGTGGAATCTCAGAATGCGGCAATTCGCAAAACTGTGTGCAGTCCTGCCCGAAAGGCATTCCGCTCACAACGTCAATCGCAGCACTTAACCGTGATACTTCATTCCAAGCTTTCCGGAACTTCTTCGGAAGCGACCACGCATAA
- a CDS encoding aspartate kinase: MAIIVQKFGGTSVGTPERIMNVAKRVLEERANGNDVVVVVSAMGKTTDQLVALAKGITSSPSKREMDMLLSTGEQVTISLLSMALKALGQEAVSFTGWQAGITTEPVHGNARIQSIEPSVVAKTLESGKVAVVAGFQGVTDSGDITTLGRGGSDTTAVALAAALKAARCDIYTDVTGVFTTDPRYVKNARKLLSISYDEMLELANLGAGVLHPRAVEFAKNYGIPLVVRSSMERENGTMIEEEVSMEENLIVRGVAFEDQITRVSVIGLSESLKGLPSIFTALAENELNVDIIIQSVTGEGTANLSFSIKTDDLERTIEVLEANRKTLGYDRIETETGLSKVSIVGSGMVSNPGVAAQMFSVLADNGIQVKMVSTSEIKVSVVIEEKLMVTAVETLHDAFSLAGTSVRS; the protein is encoded by the coding sequence GTGGCAATTATTGTTCAGAAATTCGGAGGCACATCTGTTGGAACACCAGAGCGCATCATGAATGTCGCAAAAAGGGTTCTTGAAGAACGGGCGAACGGCAATGATGTAGTAGTCGTTGTATCAGCAATGGGGAAGACAACAGATCAGTTGGTTGCGCTGGCAAAGGGTATCACATCTTCGCCATCCAAGCGTGAAATGGACATGCTTCTTTCAACAGGGGAACAGGTAACGATTTCACTTTTAAGCATGGCATTAAAGGCACTGGGGCAGGAAGCAGTTTCCTTTACAGGATGGCAGGCAGGAATCACAACTGAACCTGTTCATGGAAACGCAAGGATTCAGTCCATTGAGCCTTCTGTTGTTGCAAAAACACTTGAGAGTGGAAAAGTAGCTGTTGTCGCAGGATTCCAAGGGGTAACAGACTCGGGAGATATCACCACTCTTGGCCGCGGAGGTTCCGATACGACTGCAGTTGCGCTGGCCGCGGCATTAAAGGCTGCCCGCTGCGATATTTATACGGATGTTACCGGAGTGTTTACAACCGATCCGCGGTATGTGAAAAATGCTCGGAAATTACTATCGATTTCATATGATGAAATGCTTGAATTAGCGAATCTCGGCGCAGGTGTCCTACACCCTAGGGCAGTTGAATTTGCGAAAAATTACGGAATACCGCTGGTTGTCAGGTCAAGTATGGAAAGAGAAAACGGAACGATGATTGAGGAGGAAGTATCGATGGAAGAAAATCTTATTGTACGGGGAGTCGCTTTTGAGGATCAAATAACAAGGGTATCCGTAATCGGACTGTCTGAATCGCTAAAAGGTTTGCCATCCATTTTTACTGCGCTGGCAGAAAACGAATTAAACGTAGACATCATTATCCAGAGTGTGACCGGCGAAGGGACTGCAAATCTATCTTTTTCCATTAAAACCGATGATCTTGAAAGGACGATTGAGGTTCTTGAGGCAAACCGGAAGACACTAGGATATGACAGGATTGAAACCGAAACAGGACTTTCGAAGGTTTCCATTGTCGGCTCGGGAATGGTTTCTAACCCAGGCGTAGCTGCACAAATGTTTAGCGTGCTAGCTGATAATGGTATTCAGGTGAAAATGGTCAGCACATCTGAAATCAAAGTATCGGTCGTAATTGAAGAAAAACTGATGGTCACAGCCGTAGAAACGCTGCATGATGCGTTTTCACTAGCCGGTACCAGCGTCCGCTCTTAA
- the sdhA gene encoding succinate dehydrogenase flavoprotein subunit, with product MAKGKIIIVGGGLAGLMATIKVAEEGTPVELFSLVPVKRSHSVCAQGGINGAVNTKGEGDSPWEHFDDTVYGGDFLANQPPVKAMCEAAPGIIHLFDRMGVMFNRTPEGLLDFRRFGGTQYHRTAFAGATTGQQLLYALDEQVRRFEVAGLVTKYEGWEFLGAVVDDDGVCRGITAQHLTSMEIHSFSADAVIMATGGPGIIFGKSTNSIINTGSAAAIVFQQGAHYANGEFIQIHPTAIPGDDKLRLMSESARGEGGRIWTYKDGKPWYFLEEKYPAYGNLVPRDIATREIFDVCVSQKLGINGENMVYLDLSHKDPHELDIKLGGIIEIYEKFMGDDPRKVPMKIFPAVHYSMGGLWVDYDQMTSIPGLFAAGECDYSQHGANRLGANSLLSAVYGGMVAGPNAVRYINGLEKSSEAVDTSVYENHVREEEAKWSHIMSMNGTENAYMLHKELGEWMTDNVTVVRYNDRLRKTDDKLQELIERYENININDTARWSNQGAAFTRQLQNMIQLARVITLGALNRNESRGAHYKPEFPDRNDDDFLKTTMAKFTGQKSAPEITYEDVDVSLIKPRKRDYTKKKGE from the coding sequence ATGGCTAAAGGTAAAATCATAATCGTCGGAGGCGGGCTTGCCGGGTTGATGGCGACAATCAAGGTTGCCGAAGAAGGCACCCCAGTTGAATTGTTCTCCCTCGTGCCTGTAAAGCGGTCGCACTCCGTTTGCGCGCAGGGCGGGATCAACGGAGCAGTCAATACAAAAGGGGAAGGCGACTCTCCATGGGAACATTTTGATGACACTGTTTACGGAGGGGACTTCCTGGCGAATCAGCCTCCAGTAAAGGCAATGTGTGAAGCCGCACCTGGAATCATCCACTTGTTCGACAGGATGGGTGTTATGTTCAACAGGACTCCGGAAGGATTGCTGGACTTCCGCCGCTTTGGCGGTACACAGTATCACCGCACAGCATTTGCTGGCGCGACTACTGGTCAGCAGCTTCTTTATGCATTGGACGAACAGGTCCGCCGCTTTGAAGTAGCAGGGCTTGTTACAAAATACGAAGGCTGGGAATTCCTTGGCGCCGTAGTCGATGACGATGGTGTATGCCGCGGAATCACAGCTCAGCACTTGACTTCGATGGAAATTCATTCATTCTCCGCTGATGCCGTTATCATGGCAACTGGCGGACCGGGAATTATTTTTGGAAAATCGACGAACTCGATCATTAATACCGGTTCTGCTGCGGCAATAGTTTTCCAGCAGGGTGCACATTATGCAAACGGTGAATTCATCCAGATCCACCCGACAGCCATCCCTGGGGATGACAAGCTCCGCCTGATGAGTGAATCAGCCCGCGGTGAAGGCGGCCGGATTTGGACATATAAAGACGGGAAACCATGGTACTTCCTTGAGGAGAAATATCCTGCCTATGGAAACCTTGTTCCAAGGGATATCGCTACACGTGAAATTTTCGATGTATGCGTAAGCCAAAAGCTTGGAATCAACGGTGAGAACATGGTATACCTTGATCTTTCCCATAAAGATCCTCATGAACTTGACATCAAGCTCGGAGGGATTATTGAAATCTATGAGAAATTCATGGGCGATGACCCACGCAAGGTTCCTATGAAAATCTTCCCTGCTGTCCACTATTCTATGGGCGGGCTTTGGGTCGATTATGATCAGATGACGAGCATTCCTGGTTTGTTTGCTGCCGGAGAGTGTGATTATTCCCAGCACGGCGCGAACCGCCTGGGAGCAAACTCGCTTCTGTCCGCGGTATACGGCGGCATGGTCGCTGGGCCAAACGCTGTGAGGTATATCAATGGGCTTGAGAAGAGCTCCGAGGCTGTCGATACGTCTGTATATGAGAACCATGTTCGCGAGGAAGAAGCGAAATGGAGCCATATTATGTCGATGAATGGAACTGAAAATGCGTACATGCTTCATAAGGAACTTGGCGAATGGATGACAGATAACGTCACAGTCGTCCGTTACAATGACAGGCTTCGTAAGACAGATGACAAGCTTCAGGAATTAATTGAACGCTATGAAAATATCAATATTAACGATACAGCACGCTGGAGCAATCAGGGAGCAGCATTTACCCGCCAGCTCCAAAACATGATTCAGCTTGCAAGGGTAATCACGCTTGGGGCCCTGAACAGGAATGAGAGCCGCGGTGCCCACTACAAGCCGGAATTCCCTGATCGTAACGATGATGATTTCCTTAAAACAACAATGGCAAAGTTCACCGGCCAAAAGTCGGCTCCGGAAATCACTTACGAAGATGTAGATGTATCCCTAATCAAACCGCGTAAGCGTGACTATACGAAGAAGAAGGGGGAGTAG
- a CDS encoding succinate dehydrogenase cytochrome b558 subunit yields MAENREFLYRRLHSLLGIIPIGVFLIQHLTVNHFAAYGADSFNKAADFMGNLPFRLVLETVVIYLPLLYHAIYGIYIAFTAKNNPKRYSYFRNWMFTLQRVTGIITLIFVVWHVWETRIAAAFGAHVDFNMMADILSSPFMFVFYVVGVLSAIFHFSNGLWSFLVTWGITVTPRSQQLATYFTIGLFIALSFVGIRALTAFI; encoded by the coding sequence ATGGCGGAAAACAGAGAGTTTTTGTATCGCAGGCTGCACTCGCTGCTTGGCATCATTCCAATCGGTGTATTCTTGATTCAGCACTTGACGGTGAACCATTTTGCAGCATATGGCGCCGATTCATTTAACAAGGCAGCCGACTTCATGGGTAATCTTCCATTCAGGCTCGTGCTTGAGACAGTCGTAATTTATCTGCCGTTGCTTTATCACGCTATCTATGGGATTTATATTGCGTTTACGGCAAAAAATAACCCGAAAAGGTATAGCTATTTCCGTAACTGGATGTTTACGCTTCAACGTGTGACCGGCATCATTACACTTATTTTTGTTGTTTGGCATGTATGGGAAACACGTATTGCGGCTGCATTTGGCGCTCATGTTGATTTCAATATGATGGCTGACATTCTCAGTTCGCCATTCATGTTTGTTTTTTACGTTGTAGGCGTACTTTCGGCTATCTTCCACTTTTCCAATGGGCTTTGGTCGTTCTTGGTCACCTGGGGCATCACAGTGACTCCGCGTTCGCAACAACTTGCGACGTATTTCACAATCGGCCTGTTTATCGCCCTTTCCTTTGTTGGAATTCGCGCCTTAACAGCATTCATTTAA
- the uvrC gene encoding excinuclease ABC subunit UvrC, whose amino-acid sequence MNETIKQKLALLPDQPGCYLMKDRQGTIIYVGKAKVLKNRVRSYFTGSHDAKTQRLVGEIEDFEYIVTSSNMEALILELNLIKVHDPKYNIMLKDDKTYPFIKLTAERHPKLIITRKVKRDKGKYFGPYPNVQAANETKKLLDRIYPLRKCATLPDRVCLYYHLGQCLAPCVKEVPESEYKRMTDEITRFLNGGYKEIKKELTEKMTEAAEQLDFERAKEFRDQIANIEATMEKQKITTTDFTDRDVFGYAVDKGWMCVQVFFVRQGKLIERDVSLFPVYGEPEEEMLTFLGQFYDQASHFKPKEILIQDSVDCQMAETLLGVKVLQPQRGPKKDLVKLAVKNAQIALTEKFSLIERDEHRTIKAVENLGAILGIHTPNRIEAFDNSNIQGTDPVSAMVVFMDGKPYKKEYRKYKIKSVKGPDDYESMREVARRRYSRALKEGLPLPDLIIIDGGKGHVEAVRDVLENELGLDIPLGGLVKDEKHKTSNLLFGNPLEIMPLTRNSQEFYLLQRIQDEVHRFAITFHRQLRGKSAFQSILDSISGIGEKRKKLLLKNFGSVKKMKEATPEQFHALGIPAAVAEELIKKLNT is encoded by the coding sequence ATGAATGAAACGATCAAGCAAAAGCTGGCTCTGCTGCCGGACCAGCCAGGCTGCTATTTAATGAAAGACCGACAAGGAACCATCATCTATGTCGGCAAGGCAAAAGTGTTAAAGAACAGAGTAAGATCCTACTTTACCGGCTCGCATGATGCAAAAACACAGCGGCTCGTCGGTGAGATCGAGGATTTTGAATATATCGTTACATCCTCTAACATGGAGGCGCTCATTCTCGAGCTGAACCTGATTAAGGTACATGACCCGAAATACAATATTATGCTGAAGGATGATAAAACGTATCCGTTCATTAAGCTGACTGCGGAGCGGCATCCAAAGCTTATTATTACCAGGAAGGTGAAGCGCGATAAGGGGAAGTACTTTGGCCCTTACCCGAATGTACAGGCAGCGAATGAAACGAAGAAGCTGCTTGACCGGATTTACCCGCTTAGGAAATGTGCGACGTTGCCCGACCGGGTCTGCCTTTATTACCATCTAGGCCAGTGCCTGGCACCTTGTGTGAAGGAAGTGCCGGAGTCGGAATATAAAAGAATGACTGACGAAATAACCCGTTTCCTGAACGGCGGCTACAAGGAAATCAAAAAGGAACTTACTGAGAAGATGACGGAGGCCGCTGAACAGCTTGATTTTGAACGTGCCAAGGAATTTCGTGATCAAATTGCCAATATTGAAGCAACAATGGAGAAGCAAAAAATTACGACCACTGATTTTACGGACCGTGATGTGTTTGGCTATGCTGTCGATAAAGGCTGGATGTGTGTCCAGGTTTTCTTTGTCAGGCAGGGCAAGCTGATTGAGCGTGATGTTTCACTTTTTCCTGTATACGGAGAGCCTGAGGAGGAGATGCTGACTTTCCTTGGACAGTTTTACGATCAGGCGAGCCACTTCAAACCGAAGGAAATCCTTATTCAGGATAGCGTCGACTGCCAGATGGCCGAAACGCTGTTAGGTGTTAAAGTACTACAGCCTCAGCGCGGCCCGAAAAAGGACCTCGTCAAGCTTGCAGTCAAAAATGCGCAGATTGCCTTGACTGAAAAGTTTTCCCTCATTGAGCGCGATGAACACCGGACCATTAAAGCTGTCGAAAACCTCGGAGCGATCCTTGGCATCCATACACCGAATCGAATTGAGGCATTCGACAATTCAAATATCCAGGGGACTGACCCCGTATCGGCGATGGTTGTGTTTATGGATGGGAAGCCGTATAAAAAGGAATACAGGAAGTATAAGATTAAATCTGTAAAGGGTCCGGATGATTATGAATCAATGCGCGAGGTTGCAAGAAGACGATATTCGCGTGCCTTGAAAGAAGGGCTTCCGCTTCCAGACCTGATTATTATAGATGGAGGCAAAGGCCATGTTGAGGCAGTCCGTGATGTTTTGGAGAATGAGCTTGGACTCGATATTCCACTTGGGGGTCTCGTTAAAGACGAGAAGCATAAAACATCTAATTTGCTGTTTGGCAATCCTCTGGAAATCATGCCGCTGACAAGAAATAGCCAGGAGTTCTACCTGTTGCAGCGAATCCAGGACGAGGTTCACCGCTTCGCAATAACATTCCACAGGCAGCTGCGCGGCAAGAGTGCTTTTCAGTCGATTCTGGATTCTATTTCCGGCATCGGTGAAAAGCGGAAAAAGCTGTTATTAAAGAACTTTGGCTCTGTTAAAAAAATGAAAGAGGCAACACCTGAACAATTCCATGCGCTTGGCATTCCAGCAGCAGTTGCCGAAGAATTAATAAAAAAGCTGAACACATAA